The DNA sequence CGATGCCTACTTGTTTactgttattgtattattgcCACACATATTGTAAGTGATgatttctaaaaaataaaatgttttatttattttggtcatttctGTTATAAACATAGTTTTAAACTTTCTGTTAAAGatgttataatatattttgaatgtaaagaccctaaaattgattttattgttaatgtgATGATTATAACGggtaggttttttttaattcacacgTTGTTTTTCAAAGAAATTACCATTATTTTCTATGTTCCTACAtgatttcacatcattttagtttcaataaagtttcaataaaaaaaaaaaagaaaacagttttatttatggaCACTAGAGAGCGACACAGACTGCAAGCTCACACAAAACACCCACCATATGCAGTTATGATCACTTTAACTATGAAACATTCAAGTTGCTGCTACATGTGctcctttttatttttggttttatttaattgttctATTGCAtcataatacatatataaatattgctagttaatctgtttttgttttttaaattgttagTTCAAGAATATCTTATTATGTAATACCTTGTCTTGATTGTTGAGGTCTGTGATTGTTtgaaacttaaaaaataaaaaatactgaatagcACATTCGGctgacattaaaaatattgtcaaagcatttagtcaattaattgattagtcgatggacagaaaattaattggcagctATGATCTATTTGTTATGCCAAACATCAACCTGGTTACAGCCTCAGAAATATGAGGACGttctctgttttcattgtaaattaaatacgATTGTGTTTTAGACtattagtcagacaaaacaagatatttgaaaatgtcagcTTGAGGTCTGGGAAATTGTTATTGAATGTGATGTGATTGATGTGAATTTTGAGTTTTCaacatttcctgacattttatagacttaatGATTGAATAATTAAAGGAGAAAATCAATACAACATAATGACATTAATCGTTAGTCGCAATAACAAAAAGATATGTAcaatcaaaaagacaaaaacactaaacacaatcACTTTTTAGCTCCATGGCAAACACCTGCAGTTTCAACTCAAGTAACAAAGATaataacagacttttttttttctttgattttacattcaaGGAAAATTCTGCATAAGTCAAAGAGATCAACAAAGGTcaagcatttaaaaaacaagagACGTGTAccttaaaatatgttgtttattaATGCAATTTCTTCACAAATTGGAAATTTTGACATTTGGTCAAACCATCATTAAAGGAGACCGCTCACCCAGCTTTTGCAGTCCAGAAGCTGAGAGAAAACAACTGCATGGATAGAAAACAGAGCCACATAAGATCAGAGAGCAGGGACTGCAAAAGCGACACAGCAAATTTATCAACACTTTGGTCCACTTCAAGAGTTAAAAACCAATGAAattaaagtcataaaaataagtaaacagCACTTTATGGTGATGTGGAGAAAACTAGTGAGATATGTTAAATTATAtatgaacttaaaaaaaaaatagaaaatttgATATGAGAGCACCTTGATGAGCTGACGTAAATATCCAAATGACAACTGTCATTTTAGGCAATGTCTGACGACGTCACATATTAAACAAGGTTTCTTTGGGCCTTTTACTGTTGCAACCTCAAAAGTCATATATCACCTGTTTCCAAATGTGACAATATGACAACCTTTGCTTCAAGAATAAAGATACATTGTTAAAATATGAAGTAAACTGTtacaaaaacagatgaaacattGATAAAAGCAACATCTCAATGAAATGAAGCAACCTCGGTCAtcaaaaataagacaaaaaaaaagaaatgacttTTTAGATCATTTGTAACATAATCTCTCTGTGAAGATTGTCTCGAAACTTGATGTTACAATAATTAGCAAGAATAACGTTTAATATTTGAACAAAAAATGGATAATTAAAGCAATACATCCTCACACTGGACATATAGTAGCAGTCAGTTTGAGCACTGCGTGATTTGCTACATTATGTTAATCCAAGAGGATAATAAGTATTGCACATGAATCAGAGTGTATAATGGGACTTGtggaaaaatagaaatacattgCAACATTCACCACATCATAGAAAAATAGGAAAGCTCTTGTATCGTCGCCGTTGTACAGTACAGGTAGGTGCAGGCAGCTTCTCTGTCTGAATATTTCTCCTTTTCCCTCTGTGTCACCTTTTCCCAATTCATTACCAAACCATTTGTGATTGtaacataacagaaaaaaaaagatttaaagcaACTTCAACTAAATCCAAGGCAAAGAAATTAGATGTAAGAATGAGTCTAATATGTTGTGTGGCATTCAGGGGCATCGGTGTGAAGTGCAGGTACAGTACAAGGGCCCTCTGAGATCTGTATATCACACTTAAAATGTAGCAGGCAATTGATATTAAACTAGGATGAAATCACAGAGTGATTACTGGGCTTCCAGCGTTTCGTCTGCGGGGGATTCACTGCGTTATTGGCTTCCATTCAGAATAAAACATCCCCCGTGAGACGAGCAGCGTGTTCATTTGTCTGGAGCCTCAGCAACAGCAATAAGTAACCTTCCACCATACGACGTGGAACTGCCTCATTATTATCGTATACTATAAGTAGCACCACAAAAAAACCCTATATACATGAGAACTATTGAATATGTTTTATGCTTGCTCTGACACCAGAACATATTCTCATCACATTTGCATTAGGAGAGGAAATCAAAAGGCATCTCCAACAGCTGTATATACAAATACAGTCcttattcaacattttaaaaaatgaggtCTGCCCATTTTCTGACCACCAGGAGCCACATTTGAAAGAAAACTGATAGCATTCATTTAGCCATCGTTTggattaaatatgtttatttattgaaaataaaGCTTCTTTTCCAGCAAATACAatcacaattattattattattttaaaatctcaaTTAGACAACATATTTGAATACAAGAATGGATAAACTTTAACATAATGTTAATATCAAGGATAAAACTGcaattatcctttaaatacacatttcagTTAGGAAATAACAATGTTATTGAGTGATATGTTTACACTGGCAGAAATGCATACTGAATATAAAATACTTTCTTCTTAAATGAAACTGGTTAGTCATGACGTTGTCATCTGAACACTTATAATATGTGTATTGACATTCAATTACACtactgctattttttttttctcattttgcaTCTGCTAAGGATCAAGTGGCATTAAGGTGTCAGTAGCTTTGGGACAGacctcacagagaaaaacaaacagacaaaacaaaggcGTTATCATAACCTTCTAACATCATAGTTATAAACATACATCTACTTTGTCTTGGATAGTGctttatactgtttataaaacataaatacacactgagAGAGGCAGTGACATCGTGCTTCATGTTAAGGGACAGGGCaatattttaagtttatttattttttttgctcctttagaaaaatattcattttaaaactaaacCTCAGTAACATCTTGTCTTGTTCTTCATTGACAAAAATATCCCATTTAGATCTGCAGACATTCATACTTTACAATCATGGAACATAcacttatatatatacatgttacctgtatatatgtatatgcatatagatttataatttttttttttgacacagaAAAACCCTTGTAGTGCACAACATGCCTCCAAAAGTTGccaaatgaaaatacaataaaataatgaaacaatagTTACAATGCAACAATAATAGTAACAGTTATGAATAAATCTCCcgattaaaaacaaacaaacaaacaaacaaaaaaaagaaacgacAACAGCACAAGTGAAAGCAGAGGTCAATGCAAAAACAATCAAacgcacaaacaaacataaacattaaaatatataacagtTCTCACGCAAACatacaggaaaaaacaaactgtttcaaaTTCACAGGCGAAGAAAGGACGCTCACTCCACAACATCAGCCCGCATGTTCTCCCCTTTTTTGTTTCCCGGGTCTTGCTTTGTGCTCACTCGCCACATCAACCtccataaagaaagaaataaacgGGCCAGGTGCCTCCGAGTGGACACACTCATAATAAACGCACCCCCACCTTGTCTCCGCTGAGAGAACAGGGGAGGTGCGGAGACCACTGAGCCCAATATTTAGAGGTTGTCTGATTCActacattagaaaaaaaaacgtcCCTCCTCGAGATAAAAGGCATCGGTTCACATCTGATTGATTCTGAGCAAACAGGCTGGCAAAAACACGGAGCCGGTGCGCTGCTGCAACAAACTCCCTCTCCATCCTCGCTTTTAAATCAGCCTCACAACATAAGATGTGTCTTAATCTTCATTGTGTTGACATTGGAAAAATGGCTCAGCAGAAGACAGTGGCATCCATCTTGCATTTTGCATCTATGTGCGTGTGTGAAAGTATTCAATTACTGTTCACTGTAAGGATCCGCTCTGAGCAATGCGCTCCAGAAAAAGGTTCTTCTGTTCAGGGGGGGTAGGGGGTCAGGGGGAGGTGGGTGGTTGGGTGGGTGGTTGTTGCGTCCATGTCCTTGTATGAGAGGGTGCAAAAGGCTCGTGTTAGTTGGGCCGGCATTCACTCAAGGTCCCAAGGGCTCTCGGGGGTCTTCGGGCTCTCGGGGGTTGAAGActtcagagagagggagaaaacacagagacagaagaggagaaacagagtTGGCTAGAGATGGGTCTAGCATGGCAGGTAGGCAGACGGCAGAAGAATTGTAAAAACGAGAGAAGAAAGCACAAGATTTAAGTGGAGGCTGTGATATTCAGATCCCCCAACTTGCCAAGTCCAAGCAGCAAATGAAGAAGCAGAAGGAAGTCGAGCAGATGAAGTGTTAAGAGGTGAGCGAGAGATCAGCAGTCTGTCTCCCACAAGAAAAGACCCTGAACAAAAGTGTCCTTTGTCCCTATTTCAGATCTGCACAAATACATTCAGCAAGAACAAGAAGGGAGAAAAGGATGGAAAAGGATGAGAGCAAGAGCACTGGAAAAGGGGCGACCGACAGAGGGAACAAGGTGGGGGCACCAGTGCTTGTTGTTGGAGTGTAAAGTGAGCGTGTGGTTTATCTCactcaatgtactgtacatgatgaTGATTGGGAGTATTGACTGTGAATTAATTTGTTCATTCAGAACACTTAAGATTGGCAACTTGGACGgcctgtgtgtttatttactcATCGTGTCCAGTTGCAGTTATtcttataataaaaaacaaatgttttctttgttaagCTCAATATTAAAGgtttgatttaattgatttcaTGTGCAACTCTCTGTTTATATGGCTCTTTATTGGAATGCATTTCAGAATGTGTAAACTTTAACCcaatcagaaacacatgattgtttctcttttcttttttttttttttttttctcaatctgTGAGACTGCTTGGCACTATACGTGTACTTAACTCAGCCTCTACTTCCagcgatgtgtgtgtgtgttgatatgtgtgcgcgtgtgtttgTCGGTCAGTCAGAGCGCCAGCAGCGAAGGTGAGTTCAGGGAATCGGATGACTGCTCGCTACTGCTGTTCCGCTGGTTGGCACTGACCCCGCAGGCTCCCTCTGGGTAGGTGAACACAAATGAAGATGTGTATGAGGTGTTGTAGCTGCCAATGGCCGCATCGTCATGgttaccaccaccaccaccactgtcGCTGGCCATGAGGCATGGCCCGCCAGGTGCCGGCTCACTTGAGCCATAGAAAGAACTAGAAAACTCTACCTCCTGCATTATCCCTGGCTGAGGCTGCTGCTGgacttgctgctgctggacttgctgcggctgctgctgctgctgcggctgctgctgaACCGGAAGCTGGGACTGTGAGGAGGCCGGATGGGCTGTGTAGGCAGGAGGCAGATAGAAAGTGTCCTCCTTCACAGCCAAGCCCACAATGGAGACAGGAGGTTGTAAGGTCTGGGGATGGAGCTGGGTCTGGACCGGAGGGAGCTGCTCTGAGCTCTGCTGAGGCTGTTCCTGGTAGGTGATCTTACAGTTCGGCTGGTGGGCCACCAGGACAAACTCCAGCCGCTCCTTCTCCTTCTGCAGCTCAGAGATCTCAGcctccagctctgccttctcctcctccagtaTGTCTGTCTCCTGTGGGCAGGTACAGAGAAGGAAAGACACAGAGGGCAAGGGGAGAGAGGGGACAGGGGGAATAGAGAGCCAAACAAGAAAAAGGTGGGTAAAATGaacagaggagaaaggagaggtatagcagaaagagagaggataCATGTGTTAGCTACACCAAACTTCTACTTCAGTGTTTATGGAGGTGGATGTTTATCCATTCCAGCAGAAATACGTTCCTCACCTGCAGTTGCATATGTAAGGTGGCTTATATAAGAGCCCATTAATTAGGCCATAAATACTGCTGGTATGTGGTCTGTCTTGAGCACTGTAAACACTCCACTTCAGCTAAACACCTCATTACCTCTCCCTTATTAAAACACACCTCTATGCTATGGGAGGTAACGTAAAGCATGTTATTATGATCGTTACTTAATCTGGCAGCTAAAACAGGGCCAAGCTCACCGActgcagtctgtctgtgagctctCGTCGCCGGTTTCTGCACTTGGCGGCGGCCAATTTGTTTCTTTCTCGCCGGACAcgcctcttctcctcttcctctggtGTGAGCTGGGATgaaaagatataaataaaaagggTTAGGATACAAGTTTCGTCTTGAAAATGTGGTTATATTGTCTAAGCAGCAGTGGATGGGAAGTGGTGGCAGCGATACCAGCTATGCTTGTCTTTGGTGCATAATTTCCCTTTTGAGATGGAAAATGGAAACTTTTTACTGATTCCTTATCTTTCATGTGGTAAATGATACCTATTTGGTGAAAAAGACACAACAGATGACACATTTGATAGATTTGATACATTATTTCTTCCCTCCTCCTACATGGTCCTCTACATAGGCCTGGCCTTCCAGTCTAGTAGGTTTGTGCCTAATAAGGAATAAGGTTTGTGCCTTCAACAAATATGGAGTTGTCCTTCTTTCCTGCCCTTAAAAGTGTCTGTGCACACCACTGCTAACACAGTACATGTAAATGATTCTTTAGATGCCCATGTAGGTGATATACCTGTAGTGTATGTGTAACGTGCAAGAGCCAACAAACAAACGTtcaagcacacacacttactAACACACCAACATCTCCATCCTCACTCACAGACTCGTCTCGTGTGCGGCGGCTGCGGGTTCTGGACTGGCGAATGGGGCCCGGTGCTGGGCCTGGAGTATCTGAACTTGGAGGAGTGAATCCAGATGCGGAAGAGTAACTGGGGCCTGGCATGTCGTAAGGGTCAACCAGTGAGACTGGCTGGGTCATGGTTGAGGTGCCAGTGGTCCCGCTCTGTCCAGAGGCCTGGGAGGAAATGAGGGTTGGCTGAACCATCCACTGCAGGTCCTGACTGGTGGTGATGGCGGTGACGGTTGGCACGAATGAACCGGGCATCTCCCCTCCGGCACTGGTCCCAGGCCCGCTGCCCACAATGCTCAAGCCAGCACCCGCTGACACACACTCCTGAGCAGGAGCAGGAGATATGAACAATAGACTTTTACACACCATGTAAAAGAAACTGCAGGTTAggaaacacatttatacacacgCGAAAAAGGCAGAAACACATGCAGGAACCAGCTTGAATCAATTTCTTTCTCTTATTGTAGTCATCACGCCAACCACAGTCAAGATTACACAACCTCGTGCTGCCATTATTACAAATGTACTATCCACAACCAAATAACTTCTATTGAAAGTCTAGTCCAAATTCTAATCAAGATGCATGGAAAACATGACATAAACATATGTCATGCTGAATtacatggaaaaacaaacaaacacaaaatttttaatgtgtttggtgTTCTGGTAAGCTATAAAAATGgcagtgtggaaaaaaaaagtctgtgaGTTATctaacaagaagaaaatattggaaactttaacattaaaattagAGGTGTAGGGGCAAACAGCAACAAATATGTCAGTAATACATTATGTTTTAATCTTGAATTCCCCTATTTTAAGTCTTTTCCTGTGTTAAAACTTTTTTTGAAGTAAGCCTACAACAGGTCTAATAATACATCCAGAACGTCCATATCTGTCGCTtgtcttttgtttaattttagaCATTATCGACCTGcattaatattcataaaaaagcGTGTTAAGACATTGGGACAGGCAGCTACGAGAGCGACCGCCTCGACCAATCATCTCGCTTAAAAATgtttccctcccctctccccccctccatccctcctccttcttcctcctcccccgtCACACCCCCGGTGTTCCCCTTGGCAACGCGACGTAGCGCTCCAAAATAGAACAGGCATTTACGTCACGGCGAGGCCTGTGAGAGGAGAGCGGAGCGCGTGGAAGGAGACCGAGCGGTAGGGAGGGGCGGGGCTCCGGCGCTGACGTAGGAGAGTTCCAGAACTCTGTCATCCGTTCTGCGGCGTGCTGCAAACCGAGCACGTTGTCAACGCCTGGGAGCCGCTGCCGGGGCGACTAGCAGCAACAGATCACCGACATATTCAGACTGTAACGCTCATATATTGAAGAAAGACTATTTATATCTGactgcaggcacacacactaaCTCAACAGCTTTCTTTATGCGGTTTCCAATAGGAACATGAGCGCCACGTCTTTATGAAAATACGAAATGTATTGTCGCAgtcaaataaaagttttttaaagAGTCTCTTAAAAATAGATGCTATAGGCTACAGTTTCCAtaactgttttgtttatgtCTACTCATACTGTAACATAGCCTACGTGTCATATGGCTATGAGGTGCTAAATTACCATAGTGCCTAAAATATAGGCTAGTGTTATAATAAGTCCTCTGAAATCTGCGGTCTGTATAAGAggacataaaaaacaaatacatacgCCTATAAATTAGGTTAATAATAATCAAAGTATAGACTGCTACATTGTATAATGGCCAACATGAAGTTTGTATTTACATGTTTGCAGAAGCACGTGCCCTATTTAACCTATAGGCCCATGTAACGTCAGCACATAAGGCTCACCTGTGCATGTACGGCCGTAAGTCAGACCTGTTGCATTAACACGTTAATTAAACAGCTTTACCATGTGCTGATTGTTTGTTAATTAATGACTCTCGCTCTCTGTGCTTTACGCAAAGCATGATTCACACATAGGCTACATGCAGCATTGCGCTTAGCCTGCTCACTCGGACTTACCTGCGGAGCGCTGGTGGTCGGCGGGCTCCCGAAGGAGTCCACGGAGGAAAGGTACTGGGACTCAATGGATGGAGACGAGCTTCCACGGGATCCGCTGTCGGGGTCGCCGGGGAACCCTTGGTACATCTCCCCGGAGGGACCGAAAGTGAACGCAACACCTGCAGTTACCGGAGAGAACGCGATGTCACCTGCAGCGGCAGGGCAGCGGCACACACAAGAAGATTACTTAAGTAGAAGTACTGTAGGGAGAGAATGACTGATGTTATAGGCAGCGCTTTGATAATGCTTTAAATAGTGCTCTCTGGTAAAAGCTGGATACCACTGAGACTAATTAGCTTACTTTTGTCTACGAAAATCCATTGATCACTGGCGAAAACTCTACAATAAAAGTCTAGCGGACTGTTTTATAGCCTTCTTAAAAGGCTATCAAAGGAGGATATAATAGGCTGACGGGCAGCGGTGGACAGATGTTTCCGAGCAGAGCTGAACATCTGATTTCTAGGTAAATACTTATTTTAAATACTTCATATACTGTCTAACGTACATATGATGTGAATCTGGACTTACAGTTGCTGATCTTTTTGTTATTTCCCGGCGAGATGCTCTTGGTTTCTTTCCAAAAAAGTTGCATGAAGAAGATTAATCCAGTTCCCCGCGTTCAGGGGGAGGAAAGCGTCCCAATTCAATCTGTTAAGAAGTCCTCTCGTTTAGCATTAAATCCTCTCCCAAACATGCGATGATAGATCCATACAGTCCGTTCACGGTAAGCCGGTGGATGTTAGCAAGTATTACGGTGCACAGTAGCAGATCTTGTCTTATGAATGAATCCATCCTCCTCGAGTACAACCAAGGCATTTCTATCGCTTAAGTCCCGCCTCGGAGTTCCGCTGACGTACATGCCCATATTTGTGCTTTGGTGTTGTGTTTGGTATCC is a window from the Thunnus thynnus chromosome 7, fThuThy2.1, whole genome shotgun sequence genome containing:
- the fosb gene encoding protein fosB isoform X1 yields the protein MQLFWKETKSISPGNNKKISNCDIAFSPVTAGVAFTFGPSGEMYQGFPGDPDSGSRGSSSPSIESQYLSSVDSFGSPPTTSAPQECVSAGAGLSIVGSGPGTSAGGEMPGSFVPTVTAITTSQDLQWMVQPTLISSQASGQSGTTGTSTMTQPVSLVDPYDMPGPSYSSASGFTPPSSDTPGPAPGPIRQSRTRSRRTRDESVSEDGDVGVLLTPEEEEKRRVRRERNKLAAAKCRNRRRELTDRLQSETDILEEEKAELEAEISELQKEKERLEFVLVAHQPNCKITYQEQPQQSSEQLPPVQTQLHPQTLQPPVSIVGLAVKEDTFYLPPAYTAHPASSQSQLPVQQQPQQQQQPQQVQQQQVQQQPQPGIMQEVEFSSSFYGSSEPAPGGPCLMASDSGGGGGNHDDAAIGSYNTSYTSSFVFTYPEGACGVSANQRNSSSEQSSDSLNSPSLLAL
- the fosb gene encoding protein fosB isoform X4, producing MQLFWKETKSISPGNNKKISNCDIAFSPVTAGVAFTFGPSGEMYQGFPGDPDSGSRGSSSPSIESQYLSSVDSFGSPPTTSAPQECVSAGAGLSIVGSGPGTSAGGEMPGSFVPTVTAITTSQDLQWMVQPTLISSQASGQSGTTGTSTMTQPVSLVDPYDMPGPSYSSASGFTPPSSDTPGPAPGPIRQSRTRSRRTRDESVSEDGDVGVLLTPEEEEKRRVRRERNKLAAAKCRNRRRELTDRLQSETDILEEEKAELEAEISELQKEKERLEFVLVAHQPNCKITYQEQPQQSSEQLPPVQTQLHPQTLQPPVSIVGLAVKEDTFYLPPAYTAHPASSQSQLPVQQQPQQQQQPQQVQQQQVQQQPQPGIMQEREPAGSVPTSGTAVASSHPIP
- the fosb gene encoding protein fosB isoform X3, yielding MYQGFPGDPDSGSRGSSSPSIESQYLSSVDSFGSPPTTSAPQECVSAGAGLSIVGSGPGTSAGGEMPGSFVPTVTAITTSQDLQWMVQPTLISSQASGQSGTTGTSTMTQPVSLVDPYDMPGPSYSSASGFTPPSSDTPGPAPGPIRQSRTRSRRTRDESVSEDGDVGVLLTPEEEEKRRVRRERNKLAAAKCRNRRRELTDRLQSETDILEEEKAELEAEISELQKEKERLEFVLVAHQPNCKITYQEQPQQSSEQLPPVQTQLHPQTLQPPVSIVGLAVKEDTFYLPPAYTAHPASSQSQLPVQQQPQQQQQPQQVQQQQVQQQPQPGIMQEVEFSSSFYGSSEPAPGGPCLMASDSGGGGGNHDDAAIGSYNTSYTSSFVFTYPEGACGVSANQRNSSSEQSSDSLNSPSLLAL
- the fosb gene encoding protein fosB isoform X2, which gives rise to MQLFWKETKSISPGNNKKISNCDIAFSPVTAGVAFTFGPSGEMYQGFPGDPDSGSRGSSSPSIESQYLSSVDSFGSPPTTSAPQECVSAGAGLSIVGSGPGTSAGGEMPGSFVPTVTAITTSQDLQWMVQPTLISSQASGQSGTTGTSTMTQPVSLVDPYDMPGPSYSSASGFTPPSSDTPGPAPGPIRQSRTRSRRTRDESLTPEEEEKRRVRRERNKLAAAKCRNRRRELTDRLQSETDILEEEKAELEAEISELQKEKERLEFVLVAHQPNCKITYQEQPQQSSEQLPPVQTQLHPQTLQPPVSIVGLAVKEDTFYLPPAYTAHPASSQSQLPVQQQPQQQQQPQQVQQQQVQQQPQPGIMQEVEFSSSFYGSSEPAPGGPCLMASDSGGGGGNHDDAAIGSYNTSYTSSFVFTYPEGACGVSANQRNSSSEQSSDSLNSPSLLAL